The following proteins are encoded in a genomic region of Ornithodoros turicata isolate Travis chromosome 6, ASM3712646v1, whole genome shotgun sequence:
- the LOC135398640 gene encoding alpha-crystallin B chain-like, whose amino-acid sequence MGHPLDIVERLFDDTFVPGILDGDLFSPPVYHRRYFTTPRRADASTLGRPLSNEVSCTSDKFALNLDVRNYAPEEISVKTTENVIEINAKHEEKSDDHGYVLREFTRRYTLPEDVDPETVTCNMSARGVLTLQAPRKKAVKEEKSVPIAVEHVKKDAVTEK is encoded by the coding sequence ATGGGCCATCCGCTTGACATCGTAGAGAGGTTGTTCGACGACACTTTCGTGCCCGGGATACTAGACGGGGACTTGTTTTCTCCACCGGTCTACCACCGTCGTTACTTCACGACTCCGCGGAGAGCCGACGCCAGCACTCTCGGCAGGCCGTTGTCGAACGAAGTCTCCTGTACATCGGACAAGTTCGCTCTCAACCTCGATGTGAGGAATTACGCACCGGAAGAGATCTCGGTGAAGACGACTGAAAACGTAATCGAAATTAATGCCAAGCACGAAGAGAAGTCTGACGACCACGGCTACGTTCTTCGAGAGTTCACGCGGCGATATACGCTTCCGGAAGATGTGGACCCTGAAACGGTGACATGCAACATGTCTGCCAGAGGAGTTCTCACACTTCAAGCGCCGAGGAAGAAAGCCGTGAAAGAAGAGAAGAGTGTTCCAATTGCTGTGGAACACGTGAAGAAAGACGCCGTCACAGAGAAGTAA